AATTAATGATACTTAGTACATAAGGACTTACAAATATGATCAAAGTAGAGATTAGACCCGACCATTTACAAAAATGCCTGTATGCTTGACCTACCTAGGtacgtatgtgtgtgtgtgtgtgtgtgtgtgtagtatcaaaatttttataatcaaGGATAATTCGTCATAGACACAATTACTTCTTGAAAAACACACACATTGTTCACTATCCACAACTTAAGATGTATTGTACtccaaaactccttgaacactcCTCCTATGCTTGTTCAATAAACTTTGGAcaaaataatcataaaatataatataacacGATATTATTCATGgaaaaaacattaaatataaACAAAGAATGACCAAAATGTCggattttcaagaaaaaaattattgtgaAGTTGTTCTTATACAGCGAAAGATGCTACATATTGACCATTTTTCTTAAATGGGAAAGGAGTCAAAGGACGAAGAGGAAGTTTAAGCATTCATATTAGATATTTCTAGTAGATGGTGtataaaaagattaaaaatttaatattccTCAGAAGGCATAAATAATACAATTACACATCATATATTGATCAACCACCATGTTCCTCTCATGTTTTGCTTTTGTATTTTAGGATTCTTGCAACTCTATTGTGTGGTTCGAGAGATTTTATCTTCTTTATGTTTGAATTTTTATCGATAAACAATTAAAGAAAGGGAATCAGAGGACAGATTTGAGTGCATGCAATTCAAGCCTTCATTTTGAAATCATATATCTCTATTATTAGAAGGGGGATTCCCTTTTCTTGGactcatttttaaaatatccaaaacaTCCATAACTAtccaaaattttcccaaaacaacCTATAACCACCCAGAACTACCCAAAACGCCCTCATATTTAATCGAATTTATATACcctttttcctatttattttCTCTACAATTAgtttatcaaaataaaaataaaactctaGAAAAATCCCTGGAGCACAGACCAAGTGTGTGCCTACAACTAGTATTTATAGCAAATGATACAAAATGGAATcccataaaattctaaatttaagaCTTAATGCCCAAGGGTAGCACAAAGTACATGTATTAATATCAAATTTTGATATTTTGTCACTTCTAATTCTATCATTTCTTCCTATGCAAGCAAGCAATTCAAAATAGCTAAATATTCTAAATAGCTAAATATTCTCTTCTCTTTTATGTCATGTTTAGTTTGCGGAATGGAATGGGATAGAAAAGGaatgcattgaaaatttgaataGAAAGCATAACAAAATAAAGTCATAAATTCGATTCCATCCCATTCCTCTATACCAAACATGGTTTCTTTTCACTTAGTTATTTTCCTTGCCCATCTGTTTTCTCTTTCTCAAGTAGATAACAAAATGAATGGTAAGATCTAAGAACCAAACCTAGACTAAAGaagtttttattttcctttaacTTCGTGTAAATATggataaaattcaatataatttcatCACTTCTTGTTCAAATCTGCATATATTCAAATTCAAGATCCGAAACTGCAAGCTCCTAAACACAGAACCAATAAATTCAGGAATCTAACACCAATTACTTCACGCACAGATCAATAATCAATCACCATAAAGATAAATAAAACgctgaaagaaaaataaaagaggatGAATAAAATGAAATACCATGGCGGTGAAAACGGAGACGCCGTGGATCAAACAGGTGGTGCGGAACCAAGACTTGCCGGCGAGTAAGGCGTAGAGATTGGCGAGGGAGAGTGGCCACTGGAGGAGGAGCTCCAGCCACACCAAGCCCACGAAGAAATCTGGTTTCTCCGCGACCAGATAATCCCCGTACTCGCGGGAGTACCAGTGTTTCAGATCAATGAGGAAATCGGGGAAAAGGGTTTGAGGCAAACACGCCTGCGCGTCGAACAGCGGAGCCACCGCCACCATTACCAGAAAGTACAGGAACAGTAATCCGTCCGCCAGCTTGCACAGAGCACCCATTTTCTTTGGATCTCAATTTCTTCTGAAAGGTCTTAGTCCCCTCCTTCAatcacttcttcttcttcctctctctctctctctctctctctctgacagcAAAAAGGGGATCTTGAAACGTTTAAGGGTCAACAGGAATGGATGGGGATGGAGAAAGATGTGCAGAGTGCGCTGCTTTTTCTCACGTTTTGGATAAATGTCAATATTTGAGAAGAATTATATGTGTAAAATaacattaaattaataataatattcgGCTATTTGTTTTTAGCTTATTTTTCTCAACCCTTTAATTATTGGAAAAAATCTCATTAAATGATTAgcgattattaatttattttaaaaatttttatccTCTTTTAGTGGACTTAAATTTTACTATCAAAATAATAAATGCAAAGTTAAATAATTCAATCAAACTTTTCGGtagatatttttttatataataagtTAAGAGATGAAAACATTGTCGCTCGGCCATGTTTGgattcttgatttttgttttatttttataaggATGCCTTAAAAGAGCAGGAAAGGAAAGTTCtattttgaatgatttttatgtttttattttattatgtttgatCTTTTTCTTTGCACGTGTTAAAGTTaagaaaatttatattaatttcacacttaCTAAAAGCATCTTAAACATAAAAGCGGGCAAGTTTAACTAATAAATTAAAACTTATTGAACTTTAATAAAATCAAAAACATGGTAAGCTAATTTATCACATAAGTAACATGACACCTAAACAGAAGAATGGAATAACACTATCGCTAAACACCAATATTgcctagtttaattattttagaaattttaactaGCACATTCATATACACAAGTAACACATTTATTGAATATACCTTAACTCcgcttgtgatgcacttaatgtcctaatttttttcacacacagccggtcccaaacccgggtaaaggaggagggttgcattaagtagctgacagccagcgtaaaatttatcagatcactatgatatgaatccttgccgaatatttgctggggcgtcccctacgagtgaCGCGTTACACTTGAACCACCTGagtgtagcaaaaagtgggcgagggtgggctaggtcgtcaccCCGAAGTGATGCGCCGTGTTAGTGCTCGGGaacggtgtcaaatatgtgagggttcttgcatcattctaAACGTGAGcaagtaaagacgttagttcaggaaattaagattagattagcaacttggaatatagggatacTTATAAGTAAAAGCAtaaaaattgtggatacaattattagaagaagaattaatataatttgtcttTAAGAAACTAAGTGGCTGGGAGAGAAAGTTAgataaattgataaattaggatttaaactttggtacactgggaCCCCGCAGGCATGGGTTGAAGACCCAGTGAATATTTTCAGGAGGCTagataaattataattcaaaaaattatgagGATGTAGGTttggggaaatatagttgatttattggaaatatgtatatgtgtattatttcaggattttttAGGATAATACGCTGAGGGCGTGGGAGTGGACTTGGAGGCAAACCTTCTAGTTAGTTAGgcaagagaaatatgctatgctagcaaattcaggaatttttatcagtatcaattataatatttgaatatgagtaCAGGGTGTGATTTTGAATATATTAGAATATAGATTTATACATATTTTAATACATGAGTTTTATTTGGTGTGTGGTATAAGTTTATATTTATTCAGTATATAATTTATACAGTTCTCAAAAtatcatgaaatatatatatgttctacAGAATTATAAATTCTCAGTAGACATATAGATAGACAATTTatagaatatttagaaacatgatttataacACTTTCAAGTTTCCATGACTTCAGAACCATGATATTAagatattcagtcagttattcagattaTTCAGACCAGTTTTACAAGTATTATGGTACCACCCgtaacgaccccgacccaccacgtgggcccggagtgctactttagtgacatctgtgtactTGATATCTTAtccatcatatataaaacacatatacgtagcggaaataaaatacaaaatcctcaaattatattaccaaagttctaactatttttatacacaaatatctccattttcacaaaattacatcccataaaactatacaaaaataaaatctatgtCTATACAcaccacctacataaatttacacaaCTAGCCCGGTTCCTCTAGCCCgttagacccgatctctaggattttctaaaaagataatttgtaaagtaggtgtcacgacctgctcatttttcacatttttttttatataataataataatatcaacatcataaacccaactcagcaggtcaccatccacctggacctgtgggtacctgGGATATAATAGAACATATAACAGAAGCCTACGTAGCAGAAAGTATATAATCGTATACATTtcatcataatgtgcaatacaacatatactagagtactacaaacaccatctctcagtatatacatcccaaaaataaatctagggacaattcccacaaaaacctaactgtccctaccaaaaacttacccttcgcagagggcagataaacaacactaattttgcggggcttttcccgctctcctatccggggctcctgaaaagttattaaaatttaggggtgagacacctctcagtaagggaaataaactaatactagtgtgtgacaacatgagtaattcgtattcaacatatatcatatataacacatttagtactgtttcatcaaatctgggaaaacatacatatataaatcaatatggcagaacatactacattttcataacatatctcatctcatgtcataataataataacataaaaaccatcctggtaggttagtaggctgttgtcatgtattacccccacatgattgggttgtgtggcccgaaggcgggacctgacaatggttggccgaccactgccaagtcgatagtctagtctataggtccgatgggtctacccagacttgTCCGTATACCAGGGGCAATAACAACACACTTCTCGAATATAAcgacatcgaccatccaatctcacaccactccgtacagtggcgttaacacaaatatcatgatcacgagaaccatggacacatagcaacgataccgtgcaagtgttagcctagaccaaaccaaccaagttctgatatcatatacatatattgaaaCCGTGGTACATAAATATCTTATGTTGTTTATTCTCACATccatcatatcatttcacatatattcgtatatcatgaaaatcatcggcccgtacgtcggtattacacattttatcatagctcggctcgtacgccagctacacatagcacagcccgtacgctggcaaatcacatagcacgacccgtacgccggtaatTACATAACACGACTCATACACCGGTAAAttacataacacggcccgtacgccggcaagcatatccacacacatatatatatatatatacaccaaaAACatctcggtccgtacgccggtttttccatCATAAAATCCATATcctccacattcccagaaaaatagtatttcaccacatttttactcatgccacacaatagattttccacatattcaacatacgatcattttcacagtattttgtaaatataaaacatatatatatatatatatatatataatcatatacattttccataaatcaaatgataactatatatatataagcatttttcaaaatagtactagcttaatttattcccttacctgattcctgaaaagcccctaataaaacggccccgcacccacagggttcctaattCAACACCCCGAAAATGAAAgatcccagaattaaagttcagtatttcgaagcatacaatattttcctcaactgccaaaaacccaaatattgagtagaaagtttttacccaaaagaattcaagtttaacacctgaggggtttccTGACTAATACTCCGAAACAGAAAACCcttagtattaaatttcagtattttcatgcgcacaacattttttataactagcgcaagaccaaatatggcttaaaaagccttacctcaattttgggatgatttccaactagctttctcccacgatccgctccagcagatttggagagaactctgccaggagcgtcgtggtagcttcagatcgtcg
This region of Malania oleifera isolate guangnan ecotype guangnan chromosome 10, ASM2987363v1, whole genome shotgun sequence genomic DNA includes:
- the LOC131165430 gene encoding uncharacterized protein LOC131165430, yielding MGALCKLADGLLFLYFLVMVAVAPLFDAQACLPQTLFPDFLIDLKHWYSREYGDYLVAEKPDFFVGLVWLELLLQWPLSLANLYALLAGKSWFRTTCLIHGVSVFTAMVAILAELSGSRKASEKLLMMYYPFAGFAVLAILRGLVLPSGKSATSTIGRRPMLARKKRA